In the Euphorbia lathyris chromosome 5, ddEupLath1.1, whole genome shotgun sequence genome, one interval contains:
- the LOC136230987 gene encoding terpene synthase 10-like isoform X1 yields MALTYLKVVAYINIFEHQIHEILMCIYNKTHSHDTDKSIKKDLHFTALEFRLLRQHGFNISQEIFSDFQDEVGNLKRNLYDDYKGILSLYEASFLSEEGENVLDSAREFGYNKLRKHVQQNQETDPYYAKLINHALELPLHWRMQRLESRWFIDMYEVKHGMDSHILELAKLDFNNVQATYQADLQYTSWYLLWRIYFDVSTLRYLLQVSS; encoded by the exons ATGGCTTTAACATATCTCAAGGTAGTtgcatatataaatatatttgaaCATCAAATACATGAAATTCTGATGTGTATTTACAATAAAACACATAGTCATGATACTGATAAATCAATCAAGAAAGATTTGCATTTCACAGCTCTTGAATTTAGACTCTTGAGGCAACATGGCTTTAACATATCTCAAG AGATATTCAGTGATTTTCAAGACGAGGTTGGGAACTTGAAAAGAAATCTGTACGATGATTATAAGGGAATCCTATCATTGTATGAGGCCTCATTCCTTTCAGAAGAAGGTGAGAATGTCTTAGACTCAGCAAGAGAATTTGGATACAATAAGCTGAGAAAACATGTTCAGCAAAATCAAGAAACTGACCCATATTAtgcaaaattaataaatcatgcTTTGGAGCTCCCACTTCATTGGAGAATGCAAAGGTTGGAAAGCAGGTGGTTCATAGATATGTATGAGGTTAAGCACGGCATGGATTCTCATATATTAGAACTTGCTAAGTTGGATTTCAACAATGTCCAAGCAACATACCAGGCTGATCTTCAATACACATCATG GTATCTACTTTggcggatctacttcgatgtgtCTACGTTGAGGTATCTCCTTCAGGTATCTAGTTGA
- the LOC136230987 gene encoding terpene synthase 10-like isoform X2: protein MALTYLKVVAYINIFEHQIHEILMCIYNKTHSHDTDKSIKKDLHFTALEFRLLRQHGFNISQEIFSDFQDEVGNLKRNLYDDYKGILSLYEASFLSEEGENVLDSAREFGYNKLRKHVQQNQETDPYYAKLINHALELPLHWRMQRLESRWFIDMYEVKHGMDSHILELAKLDFNNVQATYQADLQYTSCVSTSTYLL, encoded by the exons ATGGCTTTAACATATCTCAAGGTAGTtgcatatataaatatatttgaaCATCAAATACATGAAATTCTGATGTGTATTTACAATAAAACACATAGTCATGATACTGATAAATCAATCAAGAAAGATTTGCATTTCACAGCTCTTGAATTTAGACTCTTGAGGCAACATGGCTTTAACATATCTCAAG AGATATTCAGTGATTTTCAAGACGAGGTTGGGAACTTGAAAAGAAATCTGTACGATGATTATAAGGGAATCCTATCATTGTATGAGGCCTCATTCCTTTCAGAAGAAGGTGAGAATGTCTTAGACTCAGCAAGAGAATTTGGATACAATAAGCTGAGAAAACATGTTCAGCAAAATCAAGAAACTGACCCATATTAtgcaaaattaataaatcatgcTTTGGAGCTCCCACTTCATTGGAGAATGCAAAGGTTGGAAAGCAGGTGGTTCATAGATATGTATGAGGTTAAGCACGGCATGGATTCTCATATATTAGAACTTGCTAAGTTGGATTTCAACAATGTCCAAGCAACATACCAGGCTGATCTTCAATACACATCATG TGTATCTACTTCGACGTATCTCCTTTAA
- the LOC136230987 gene encoding terpene synthase 10-like isoform X3: protein MALTYLKVVAYINIFEHQIHEILMCIYNKTHSHDTDKSIKKDLHFTALEFRLLRQHGFNISQEIFSDFQDEVGNLKRNLYDDYKGILSLYEASFLSEEGENVLDSAREFGYNKLRKHVQQNQETDPYYAKLINHALELPLHWRMQRLESRWFIDMYEVKHGMDSHILELAKLDFNNVQATYQADLQYTSWLGK, encoded by the exons ATGGCTTTAACATATCTCAAGGTAGTtgcatatataaatatatttgaaCATCAAATACATGAAATTCTGATGTGTATTTACAATAAAACACATAGTCATGATACTGATAAATCAATCAAGAAAGATTTGCATTTCACAGCTCTTGAATTTAGACTCTTGAGGCAACATGGCTTTAACATATCTCAAG AGATATTCAGTGATTTTCAAGACGAGGTTGGGAACTTGAAAAGAAATCTGTACGATGATTATAAGGGAATCCTATCATTGTATGAGGCCTCATTCCTTTCAGAAGAAGGTGAGAATGTCTTAGACTCAGCAAGAGAATTTGGATACAATAAGCTGAGAAAACATGTTCAGCAAAATCAAGAAACTGACCCATATTAtgcaaaattaataaatcatgcTTTGGAGCTCCCACTTCATTGGAGAATGCAAAGGTTGGAAAGCAGGTGGTTCATAGATATGTATGAGGTTAAGCACGGCATGGATTCTCATATATTAGAACTTGCTAAGTTGGATTTCAACAATGTCCAAGCAACATACCAGGCTGATCTTCAATACACATCATG GTTAGGGAAGTAG
- the LOC136230987 gene encoding terpene synthase 10-like isoform X4, whose protein sequence is MQEEKYTNRIRKLKEEVKTMLIKSRTPWDQLELIEILQRLGLAYHFEHQIHEILMCIYNKTHSHDTDKSIKKDLHFTALEFRLLRQHGFNISQEIFSDFQDEVGNLKRNLYDDYKGILSLYEASFLSEEGENVLDSAREFGYNKLRKHVQQNQETDPYYAKLINHALELPLHWRMQRLESRWFIDMYEVKHGMDSHILELAKLDFNNVQATYQADLQYTSWCFNILNVSTSVYLLRRISFKHLHGLIYFEVSTLMYLLQVSTLADLLRCVYVEVSPSGI, encoded by the exons atgcAGGAAGAAAAGTATACAAATCGTATTAGAAAGCTCAAGGAAGAGGTGAAGACCATGCTCATCAAGTCCAGAACTCCTTGGGATCAACTTGAGCTGATTGAAATTTTACAAAGACTTGGCTTAGCATATCATTTTGAACATCAAATACATGAAATTCTGATGTGTATTTACAATAAAACACATAGTCATGATACTGATAAATCAATCAAGAAAGATTTGCATTTCACAGCTCTTGAATTTAGACTCTTGAGGCAACATGGCTTTAACATATCTCAAG AGATATTCAGTGATTTTCAAGACGAGGTTGGGAACTTGAAAAGAAATCTGTACGATGATTATAAGGGAATCCTATCATTGTATGAGGCCTCATTCCTTTCAGAAGAAGGTGAGAATGTCTTAGACTCAGCAAGAGAATTTGGATACAATAAGCTGAGAAAACATGTTCAGCAAAATCAAGAAACTGACCCATATTAtgcaaaattaataaatcatgcTTTGGAGCTCCCACTTCATTGGAGAATGCAAAGGTTGGAAAGCAGGTGGTTCATAGATATGTATGAGGTTAAGCACGGCATGGATTCTCATATATTAGAACTTGCTAAGTTGGATTTCAACAATGTCCAAGCAACATACCAGGCTGATCTTCAATACACATCATG gtgtttcaacatactCAATGTATCTACTTCAGTGTATCTACTTCGACGTATCTCCTTTAAGCATCTACATGGGCTGATCTACTTCGAAGTGTCTACATTGATGTATCTCCTTCAGGTATCTACTTTggcggatctacttcgatgtgtCTACGTTGAGGTATCTCCTTCAGGTATCTAG